TCTCTCAGAGCGCCATACACCAACTGATGCTGTTGAACCAAGCTCTTGCCTTCAAACTGAGATGAAACGATCGTGGCTTGGTAATGGTCACCACCACCCGTCAAGTCTTGGATTTCGACCTGCGCATCGGGCAAGGCTGCTTTGATCATCGTTTCGACTTGATCTCGGCTAATCATTCATACTCCTCTGCATGTTCTCCAATCTTGATCTAGTCTAGCTTTAGCTGGAACCTAGCAGTCAGGGCAGCCCAAGCTGATCTAGCTCTTTAAGCGCCAGTTATGGTAGATGCTGGCCTAAACTTAACGAGGAGTTGTAGGCACAGAGGTTGCAGGCGCAGAGGTTGCAGGCGTAGAAGATTGCTGCTCGCCACCAGAGCGAGGGAACTGAGCATCTACAAAGCCTAGTTCAAACAGTTGCTGATAAGATTTTTTACCTAAATCGCGCGTTGGCTGTTGACTGCGA
The sequence above is a segment of the Trichocoleus desertorum ATA4-8-CV12 genome. Coding sequences within it:
- a CDS encoding BolA family transcriptional regulator, with the protein product MISRDQVETMIKAALPDAQVEIQDLTGGGDHYQATIVSSQFEGKSLVQQHQLVYGALRDAMSTEAIHALSLKTFTPQTWAVSGQV